DNA sequence from the Candidatus Obscuribacterales bacterium genome:
GAGATTTCTGGGCTTTGGCCGCAATAAGTAGGCCGCTTTGCCCTGCCCGTCGCCCTCAATCCCGTGACACACTGCGCAGTGCTCTTCGTAGAGTGCTTGTCCCGGTGGTACCTTGTCGGTAAACCACTTTGCTCTCCACCCCCACCACCCGGCCAAGCCAGCGGCAATGAGAACAACGATCACGGGCAGAGCCACACGCAAACTTGTCTTCATATTCTCTTTCCGGACTCACTCTGGCCAGCTTTGCCGTCCTTCTCAGGGGTCATATCCGATCGGAGAATGCCCTTTTCATGTGCATCAACAGCTATATCTTGTAGGCTCCTGTCCCGCAGCATGGCCAGGATTTGGCTACGAATAGGCTTCCAGGCGTCGTGCAACG
Encoded proteins:
- a CDS encoding c-type cytochrome translates to MKTSLRVALPVIVVLIAAGLAGWWGWRAKWFTDKVPPGQALYEEHCAVCHGIEGDGQGKAAYLLRPKPRNL